A genomic window from Melopsittacus undulatus isolate bMelUnd1 chromosome 7, bMelUnd1.mat.Z, whole genome shotgun sequence includes:
- the PPP1R3B gene encoding protein phosphatase 1 regulatory subunit 3B isoform X1 gives MHCTRVLDYFPHKQAMAVDVAMQLYLCSSPLLRDKCACKIAPKPSKPLRPCIQLSSKTALTGPEEAANSFTHNKAKKRVSFADSRGFALTMVKVFSEFDDTLDIPFNITELINNIVGLTTVERDSFVLDFVQPSVDYLDFRNRLQVDCVCLENCMLKERSVVGTVKVRNLAFEKTVKIRMTFDTWKNFVDYPCQYVKDTYGGSDRDTFSFDISLPEGIQSHERVEFAISFECNGKMYWDSNRGTNYRIIRSELKSAQDAVCPPQGPDFGSAFDQFGSPRCSYGLFPEWPSYSGYEKLGPYY, from the coding sequence AGTATTAGACTATTTTCCTCACAAACAAGCAATGGCTGTGGATGTAGCAATGCAGCTATACCTTTGCTCTTCACCCTTGCTAAGAGACAAGTGTGCCTGCAAAATTGCTCCGAAGCCAAGCAAGCCACTGCGGCCCTGCATCCAGCTGAGCAGCAAAACTGCACTGACCGGACCAGAAGAGGCAGCAAACTCCTTCACACACAACAAAGCGAAGAAGAGGGTGTCGTTTGCAGACAGCAGGGGCTTCGCTCTGACAATGGTGAAGGTGTTCTCAGAGTTTGACGATACACTAGATATTCCTTTCAACATCACAGAGCTGATAAACAATATTGTGGGCCTGACAACAGTGGAGCGGGACAGCTTTGTCCTGGATTTTGTTCAGCCCTCTGTGGACTACCTGGACTTCAGAAACCGCCTCCAGGTGGACTGTGTCTGCCTTGAAAACTGTATGTTGAAGGAGCGATCCGTTGTGGGAACAGTGAAGGTGAGGAACCTGGCTTTTGAAAAGACTGTGAAGATCAGGATGACGTTTGACACCTGGAAAAACTTCGTAGATTACCCATGCCAGTATGTCAAGGATACGTATGGAGGGTCAGATCGGGACACCTTTTCCTTTGACATCAGTTTGCCAGAGGGGATTCAGTCCCATGAAAGAGTGGAGTTCGCCATCTCCTTTGAGTGCAATGGGAAGATGTACTGGGACAGCAACAGAGGCACAAATTACAGGATCATAAGGTCAGAACTGAAGTCTGCCCAGGATGCTGTCTGCCCCCCCCAGGGCCCTGACTTTGGCAGTGCCTTTGACCAATTTGGGAGCCCTCGGTGCTCCTACGGCCTCTTTCCTGAGTGGCCCAGCTATTCAGGCTATGAGAAGCTAGGGCCTTACTACTGA
- the PPP1R3B gene encoding protein phosphatase 1 regulatory subunit 3B isoform X2 encodes MAVDVAMQLYLCSSPLLRDKCACKIAPKPSKPLRPCIQLSSKTALTGPEEAANSFTHNKAKKRVSFADSRGFALTMVKVFSEFDDTLDIPFNITELINNIVGLTTVERDSFVLDFVQPSVDYLDFRNRLQVDCVCLENCMLKERSVVGTVKVRNLAFEKTVKIRMTFDTWKNFVDYPCQYVKDTYGGSDRDTFSFDISLPEGIQSHERVEFAISFECNGKMYWDSNRGTNYRIIRSELKSAQDAVCPPQGPDFGSAFDQFGSPRCSYGLFPEWPSYSGYEKLGPYY; translated from the coding sequence ATGGCTGTGGATGTAGCAATGCAGCTATACCTTTGCTCTTCACCCTTGCTAAGAGACAAGTGTGCCTGCAAAATTGCTCCGAAGCCAAGCAAGCCACTGCGGCCCTGCATCCAGCTGAGCAGCAAAACTGCACTGACCGGACCAGAAGAGGCAGCAAACTCCTTCACACACAACAAAGCGAAGAAGAGGGTGTCGTTTGCAGACAGCAGGGGCTTCGCTCTGACAATGGTGAAGGTGTTCTCAGAGTTTGACGATACACTAGATATTCCTTTCAACATCACAGAGCTGATAAACAATATTGTGGGCCTGACAACAGTGGAGCGGGACAGCTTTGTCCTGGATTTTGTTCAGCCCTCTGTGGACTACCTGGACTTCAGAAACCGCCTCCAGGTGGACTGTGTCTGCCTTGAAAACTGTATGTTGAAGGAGCGATCCGTTGTGGGAACAGTGAAGGTGAGGAACCTGGCTTTTGAAAAGACTGTGAAGATCAGGATGACGTTTGACACCTGGAAAAACTTCGTAGATTACCCATGCCAGTATGTCAAGGATACGTATGGAGGGTCAGATCGGGACACCTTTTCCTTTGACATCAGTTTGCCAGAGGGGATTCAGTCCCATGAAAGAGTGGAGTTCGCCATCTCCTTTGAGTGCAATGGGAAGATGTACTGGGACAGCAACAGAGGCACAAATTACAGGATCATAAGGTCAGAACTGAAGTCTGCCCAGGATGCTGTCTGCCCCCCCCAGGGCCCTGACTTTGGCAGTGCCTTTGACCAATTTGGGAGCCCTCGGTGCTCCTACGGCCTCTTTCCTGAGTGGCCCAGCTATTCAGGCTATGAGAAGCTAGGGCCTTACTACTGA